In the Apodemus sylvaticus chromosome 3, mApoSyl1.1, whole genome shotgun sequence genome, AAATATGTTCACCTTGATTttactcttcttccttctcaacATTCCACTGCTTGTGGCTGATTTTATTTATCCCAGGTGCTTTTGGAGAATGAAGCAGAATGAAGAAAAGGATAGAAACCTGAAAAGAGGATGTGTCTTTATAATTCGGGCAGTACAACAGCCTGTGGAGAAAGAGTCTTTCAGTCACATTTTGAATATAGAGTAAgttcatttgtgttttccatgTAAACTTATTATGAATGGTTCCCAAGACTAttgaggatgaggagaaaaacAAAGCTATAAGACTTTTGTACTGTTTTTCATCCTgcaaaacaagaaagaactccaaatatttttGGAGACTTAATGATACATTACAACTTTAAATTTACACCTAGTATTGTTTCCATCAGCCCCACACTTGCAGGGATGGACACTTAGCAATAAAGGAATATGGACCTTTATCTACCACATAAATTCCTCTCCTAGACAGGTTACATTTCACAGTAGCCAATGGTATCTTATCAAAAGAATACCCATAAATTTTCTATAACTTTATCCTAGGTTTTAGGAGTCTGCTAAGGGTCCTTCCATCACATTGTAGCTTCTACTGTAGTGCTCTGGCCACTAATGTTTGAGACACACCTAGCTGTGCAGAACTTTCACATAGATATTCAGGTAATATCTTAAATTCCTCCAGGTGGTCCCCAATTATGTACTAATGCTGTATCAAAAACTAAACTAAGATATCTGTCTACTGTGAAGTTTGCATTTTGATCTATACAAATTCACTGGCTTTAACTACTCACAAAGTTTAGTTCTGTACTCTCTGTTTATATTAAGAAAGCAATGTGTGGACACTAAGGGATACGTTTGCATTCTTTGAAAAGTGATGTTATTACTACAACTGGTAACATCTCATTTATGAGAGAGGACCTTTCATGAATATTTCAGCATTTCATGAACTTTCAGCTTTCTTGTCATCTCAACCGCATTAAAAAGATCATTTCTGTCCTTCTTGGGTGCAGACAATGCAATCCAGTGCAAGATTGTCTTTTTATTGACTGCAAATAATATCTGTAAATTGCTGTCTATGACAAACACTGTAACCTTTTACAGAACACATACTGAAAACCGCAAGTATGCTCTGGCTTTGGCTTTTTCCATAGATGAAATCAACAGGAACCCTGATCTTTTGCCAAATATGTCTCTACGATTTGGATTCTCAGAACACAGTTGTTATTGGGAATCCATATTTAACAATCGCGTTCAAGCGAGTTTACAAAATCATGATTTTCTCCCTAATTTTAATTGTAAAGAATTAACCAAGTGTGTAATGGCACTTACAAAAATGAATTGGAAAGCAACTGTGACATTTAGTACAATCATAAACAACTTCATGTCTCAGCGGGtaagttgtttgtgtgtgtgtgtgtgtgtgtgtgtgtgtgagtgtgtgagtgtgagtgtggggtgtgagtgtatgtgtgtgtgtgtgtattgggttAGAGTGGAATTTCAGTCATGAAATCATATATGTGTTGATGCCAGCATGAAGAGTACAATTCATAGACTTGATGTGACTTCCACATTTCCTTATATGAAATATAGATGAGGGAGAAAATAATGCCTAGCTAAGATTTCTAGAACTGTGCAGAAAAATGAGTTTGCATGTTCCAAGAATTCATTGTACCTCATACTGCTTCATTTTTCTAGTTCCTTCATCTTACTTATGGGACCTTTCATCCTGTCCTGAGTGATCATGAAAATTTTCCCTATCTATATCAGATGGCCTCTGAAGATACATCTCTAGCCCTTGCGATGGTCTCCTTCATAATTCATTTCAGTTGGAACTGGGTAGGGTTGGCCATCTCAGACAATGATCAAGGTATCCAATTTCTTTCCTATTTGAGAAGAGAGATGGAAATAAATACAGTCTGCTTTGCCTTTGTCAACATGATTCCTATGAGCATGAATTTATACATGTCAAGATCTGAAGTATATTACAACCAAATCATGACGTCATCCACAAATGTTGTCATCATTTATGGTGACATAGACAGTACTTTAGCTGTGAGCTTTAGAATGTGGAAATCTTTAGGTATACAGAGAATATGGGTCACCACCTCACAGTGGGATATCAGTTCTAGTAAGAAAGACTTTACATTTGGTATTGACTATGGCACTTTTGCTTTTGGACACCACCATAGTGAGATTtctggttttaaaatttttgtccAGACATTGAACTCTTTCAAATACTCAGATGAGGATCTGATAAAGCTGGAATGGATGCACTTTAACTGTGAAGCCTCAACCTCTAAATGTAAGACCCTGAAGAACTGTTCAACCAATCACTCATTTGAATGGTTAATGGTACATACTTTTGACATGGCCTTTATTGAAGAGAGTTATGAGATatacaatgctgtgtatgctTTTGCTCATGCACTCCATGACATGACTTTTCAAAAGATTGATGATCTGCCCAAGGACAATGGAAAAGAACTCGATAATAGCTGCAAGAAGGTAACATTTCTATTGTTAGATGATGTTTACTGTTATCAATGTTATTGTTTTAAGAGATCATAAGATGCCCAAACCAAGTGTGCTAGAAATTATTgaacaaaatacaaagaattttTATTGAGCAAGTAAATCATGATTTTAGTATAAAACTCGAATGTTAAGGGAATAGTGTAGAAGGCAAAATCTGTCCACATAGACCTTTAATTTTGTTACAGATTACCTGAATATCATCATCATACATGTTCTAATACTGAAACCATACTGAGCCCATCCTCATGTGTCCACTCAATGATGAGTCATGGCTCATTAATTCTCAAGTACATTGTAATCATTGTAGGGGATTGTTTTAACTAGAGATCCAAACACATTCTGGTCCCACTGTATGCTGGTGGTATCACTTGATGCTCTGAGAGTATTTACAGAGAAAATCATGTAAAAATTAAGtttattacatttgtgtgtggtCATGTGTGCAAATGCATATTTCTCACTGCCTATCtttatgtttctgtgtttctgtatatctgtgtgtatatctatatcaGTGTCTATACCTAGATATAGATTACAGATATAATGAGATACACtttagacatagatatagattatgaatatatatatatatatgaagtctacatatatatatggagagaaagagaaagagagagagacatagagagatatGGGTTATTTATAGACATTTTTGGCAATcttcc is a window encoding:
- the LOC127680184 gene encoding vomeronasal type-2 receptor 116-like isoform X2, producing the protein MFTLILLFFLLNIPLLVADFIYPRCFWRMKQNEEKDRNLKRGCVFIIRAVQQPVEKESFSHILNIETHTENRKYALALAFSIDEINRNPDLLPNMSLRFGFSEHSCYWESIFNNRVQASLQNHDFLPNFNCKELTKCVMALTKMNWKATVTFSTIINNFMSQRFLHLTYGTFHPVLSDHENFPYLYQMASEDTSLALAMVSFIIHFSWNWVGLAISDNDQGIQFLSYLRREMEINTVCFAFVNMIPMSMNLYMSRSEVYYNQIMTSSTNVVIIYGDIDSTLAVSFRMWKSLGIQRIWVTTSQWDISSSKKDFTFGIDYGTFAFGHHHSEISGFKIFVQTLNSFKYSDEDLIKLEWMHFNCEASTSKCKTLKNCSTNHSFEWLMVHTFDMAFIEESYEIYNAVYAFAHALHDMTFQKIDDLPKDNGKELDNSCKKLHSSLRKTHFTNPVGDRVNMNERDKLQEEYDIFYIWNFPQGLGLKVKIGMFSPYFPNGQQVHLSEDMIKLAKGSSQMPTSVCSANCGPGFRKLGMDGMAACCFHCKPCPENEISNETITTVVLGIIVKHHSTPIVKANNRTLTYILLISLIFCFLCPLLFIGHPNSATCILQQITFGVVFTVSVSTVLAKTITVVLAFKITASQRMMKYFLISGASNYTIPVCTLIQIIVCAVWLGASPPSVDIDSQSEHGRIIIVCYKGSVNAFYCVLGYLATLAFGSFTLAFFARNLPGAFNEAKSITFSMLVFCSVWVTFIPVYHSTKGKVMVAVEIFSTLASSAGMLGFIFVPKCYTILFRPDQNSLEMIREKSSSRSHIS
- the LOC127680184 gene encoding vomeronasal type-2 receptor 116-like isoform X1, whose translation is MFTLILLFFLLNIPLLVADFIYPRCFWRMKQNEEKDRNLKRGCVFIIRAVQQPVEKESFSHILNIETHTENRKYALALAFSIDEINRNPDLLPNMSLRFGFSEHSCYWESIFNNRVQASLQNHDFLPNFNCKELTKCVMALTKMNWKATVTFSTIINNFMSQRFLHLTYGTFHPVLSDHENFPYLYQMASEDTSLALAMVSFIIHFSWNWVGLAISDNDQGIQFLSYLRREMEINTVCFAFVNMIPMSMNLYMSRSEVYYNQIMTSSTNVVIIYGDIDSTLAVSFRMWKSLGIQRIWVTTSQWDISSSKKDFTFGIDYGTFAFGHHHSEISGFKIFVQTLNSFKYSDEDLIKLEWMHFNCEASTSKCKTLKNCSTNHSFEWLMVHTFDMAFIEESYEIYNAVYAFAHALHDMTFQKIDDLPKDNGKELDNSCKKLHSSLRKTHFTNPVGDRVNMNERDKLQEEYDIFYIWNFPQGLGLKVKIGMFSPYFPNGQQVHLSEDMIKLAKGSSQMPTSVCSANCGPGFRKLGMDGMAACCFHCKPCPENEISNETNVDYCVQCPEDKYANTEQNHCIPKVVVFLSYEEPLGMALSLISLCFSAVTTVVLGIIVKHHSTPIVKANNRTLTYILLISLIFCFLCPLLFIGHPNSATCILQQITFGVVFTVSVSTVLAKTITVVLAFKITASQRMMKYFLISGASNYTIPVCTLIQIIVCAVWLGASPPSVDIDSQSEHGRIIIVCYKGSVNAFYCVLGYLATLAFGSFTLAFFARNLPGAFNEAKSITFSMLVFCSVWVTFIPVYHSTKGKVMVAVEIFSTLASSAGMLGFIFVPKCYTILFRPDQNSLEMIREKSSSRSHIS